In the genome of Thermodesulfovibrio thiophilus DSM 17215, the window AAAGATGAGTCTCACACATTTTGATGAAAAAGGACAGGCAAGAATGGTTGATATTACAGGCAAACCTATAACTGAAAGAGTGGCGGTTATCGAAGGATTTGTAAAAATGAAACCTGAAACTCTTGAGCTGATTTTAAATAAAGAAATTGCAAAAGGTGATGTTTTTCAGGTTGCTCGTCTAGCAGGAATTATGGCTGCAAAGATGACTCCTCATTTAATCCCCTTGTGCCATCCTTTGCCTATCACATCTGTTGAGATTGATTTTGAGCCAGATATAAAAAACTCACAGGTAAAAATAAAAACCACTGTAAAGACATCAGGACAAACTGGAGTTGAAATGGAAGGCATGGTTGCAACTTCTATAGCAGCTTTAACAGTTTATGATATGTGCAAAGCTGTTGATAAAGAAATGATTATTGGTGAGATAAAACTTATTTATAAATCTGGCGGTAAAAGTGGTGAGTTTATAAGAAAGACCTAATCGTGATCTGACCCCCCGCCACCATAAAGTTGTTTTTCAACTCGTGGGTTAAGATTTGTAAAAATAGTTATTATACTGTCTTTCTTTTTGTAAACCGTCTCTACAGGTTCTAAAATTCCAAATACCCATGGAAAATATACTGGTTTCAGCTCATAACCAAATGCATTTTCTTCATCTTTTATTGTTGAACATTTAATAGTACTTACAAAAGACGGATTTTTTAAAATTTCATTCACTATTTTCAAAGCTTCCTTATCATTTAAATTTTTAAATATTCTATATTTAAACTCTGGAGCATAGGGGCTGATAATAACTTTATCGTCAACTTTATCAAGAACTATAAATGTCTCTGGATCATTAATGAAAGCATTGGCATAAATAATTAAATCAAAATTGCCCTTTATATTTTGATCATTACATTGTTCCAGTGTAAGGGAATGTAGGGTTAAGGGTAAAATCAAAACTACTAAAACAGCTGCTATTATTCCAATTAATTTCATACATTAATTATACTAAAATTTATGGCAGCAGTACAAGGAAAAAATTTAGTCAAATATTACAAAAAATTTAAAGCTTTAAATTCTGTAACTTTTGAAATAAAAGAAGGTGAATGCTTTGGTTTTCTTGGTCCCAATGGAGCAGGAAAAACAACCCTTATGGGAATGATTTATGGATTTATAACGCCTTCAGAAGGAGAAATAGAAATCTTTAATCAAAAATTTAATAAACATACTTTATCAGAAATAAAAAAAAGAATAGGCGTCATCCCGCAGGACAACAACCTCGATCCTGATCTAAACGTTCTAGAAAATCTCATAGTCTATGCAAGATATTTTGACATTAACAGAAAAAAAGCAACCCAAAAAGCCATAGAGCTTCTTGAATTTGTAAAACTGGATGATTGGATCAGCATAAATGTAAGAAAACTTTCAGGAGGAATGCAGAGAAAGCTCATCTTTGCTAGAGGACTTATAAATGACCCTGATCTTATAATTCTTGATGAGCCTACAACAGGCCTTGACCCACGCAGCAGAAGACAGATATGGGAAAAAATTGAGGTGCTTAAACATTCTGGTAAAACTCTCATTCTTACAACACATTATATGGAAGAAGCTGAAAAACTATGCGATAGAATCGCAATGATGGATAAAGGTAAAATTTTAGTTATTGACACTCCTGAGAATTTATCTATTAAATTTGGTGGAAATCTTGAACATGTTTATTTAAATATGACAGAGGGATAGAAATGAACTTTAAAAGAGCCATTAGAGTATGGCAGAGAAATGCAACAGTTTATAAAAAACTATATCGTTCAAGTCTGACACTTAATTTTTTCGAACCAATGTTTTATCTGCTCGCACTTGGTTATGGGCTTGGAGGATTCATAAGAGAAATCAATGGCATGTCATATATTGATTTCATTGCTCCTGGTATTGTTATGTCATCAGGCATGTTTGCTGCATGCTATGAATGTACCTATGGAACATATGTAAGAATGTTTTATCAGAAAACTTTTGATGCAATTTTAGCAACACCGATAAATTTCAATGAACTTGTTCTTGGTGAGTTGCTATGGGGAGCAACAAAGAGCTTGATTTATGGAACAATTATAGTTTTTGTAATATCTTTTTTCGGAGTTGTTCAGTCTTTTTATATTGCCTTTATTTTACCGATAATTGCAATCTGCGGATTAATATTTGCAAGCCTGTCCTTGATTGCAACAGCTATAGTTCCAGGAATTGATTCCTTTAACTACTTTTACACTCTTATTCTAACTCCTCTGTTTTTATTTTCAGGAATATTTTTTCCACTTGATGGAATGCCTGAGATTGTAGTGAAAATCTCAAATATTAATCCGTTACTGCATCTTGTAAACATTTCAAGGGCATTCTGCTATGGACAAGTTTCACACATTCTTATTTATGATCTTGCAATAATTTTATTGTACGGGATTATTTTCGTTCCTTTACCTTTTATTCTGTTAAAAAAACGTTATGTTTTATAAAAAATGTTCAACATAAAAAATAAATGCGAGAGGAGGGATTTGAACCCTCACGGGCTTCCCCACTGGATCCTAAGTCCAGCGCGTCTGCCATTCCGCCACTCTCGCTTATTTTCATTTTAAATAATTCTCAGACAGTTAATCCAATGTCTTTTCTATACTGCATTCCATCAAAATGAATTAGTTCAATAGCACTGTATACTTTATTTCTTGCATCTTTTAAATCTTGCCCAAGTGCAGTAATTCCTAAAACTCTTCCACCATTTGTAACAATCTTTCCTTCTTCATCAAATCCAGTTCCTGAATGAAAAACCATTACATCCTTTAACCTTTTAACCATTTCAAGTCCGGAAATTGGTATTCCCTTTTTATAAGTCCCAGGATATCCATGAGAGGCTAAAATTACACATAAAGAGGCTT includes:
- the moaC gene encoding cyclic pyranopterin monophosphate synthase MoaC translates to MSLTHFDEKGQARMVDITGKPITERVAVIEGFVKMKPETLELILNKEIAKGDVFQVARLAGIMAAKMTPHLIPLCHPLPITSVEIDFEPDIKNSQVKIKTTVKTSGQTGVEMEGMVATSIAALTVYDMCKAVDKEMIIGEIKLIYKSGGKSGEFIRKT
- a CDS encoding ABC transporter ATP-binding protein, producing the protein MAAVQGKNLVKYYKKFKALNSVTFEIKEGECFGFLGPNGAGKTTLMGMIYGFITPSEGEIEIFNQKFNKHTLSEIKKRIGVIPQDNNLDPDLNVLENLIVYARYFDINRKKATQKAIELLEFVKLDDWISINVRKLSGGMQRKLIFARGLINDPDLIILDEPTTGLDPRSRRQIWEKIEVLKHSGKTLILTTHYMEEAEKLCDRIAMMDKGKILVIDTPENLSIKFGGNLEHVYLNMTEG
- a CDS encoding ABC transporter permease; amino-acid sequence: MNFKRAIRVWQRNATVYKKLYRSSLTLNFFEPMFYLLALGYGLGGFIREINGMSYIDFIAPGIVMSSGMFAACYECTYGTYVRMFYQKTFDAILATPINFNELVLGELLWGATKSLIYGTIIVFVISFFGVVQSFYIAFILPIIAICGLIFASLSLIATAIVPGIDSFNYFYTLILTPLFLFSGIFFPLDGMPEIVVKISNINPLLHLVNISRAFCYGQVSHILIYDLAIILLYGIIFVPLPFILLKKRYVL